A window from Desulfovibrio sp. Fe33 encodes these proteins:
- the ruvX gene encoding Holliday junction resolvase RuvX, translated as MRALGIDFGLKRVGLAVCDPTGTLVSPYRTIERTTRQALFDELTDIIHDEAIEAVVVGLPLAMSGEETLTTRQARNFAESLERRIDAPVHLMDERLTSAQAEEELNAAGLRGKKRKAVLDSQAAVVILRSWLDSVTS; from the coding sequence GTGCGCGCGCTCGGCATAGATTTCGGGCTCAAGCGCGTGGGGCTGGCCGTCTGCGACCCCACGGGCACCCTGGTTTCGCCCTACCGGACCATAGAGCGGACCACTCGCCAGGCCCTCTTTGACGAACTGACCGACATCATTCATGATGAAGCCATCGAAGCGGTGGTGGTCGGCCTCCCCCTCGCCATGTCCGGCGAGGAAACCCTGACCACCCGGCAGGCCCGCAATTTCGCCGAGAGCCTGGAACGAAGGATCGACGCGCCCGTCCACCTCATGGACGAGCGGCTGACCTCCGCCCAGGCCGAAGAGGAACTCAACGCCGCCGGGCTGCGCGGCAAAAAACGCAAGGCCGTTCTGGACAGCCAGGCGGCCGTGGTCATCCTTCGCTCATGGCTCGATTCCGTTACGTCCTGA